A section of the Natranaeroarchaeum aerophilus genome encodes:
- a CDS encoding archaellin/type IV pilin N-terminal domain-containing protein — protein MEISIPEFTRDNDRGQVGIETLIVFIAMILVAAIAASVLINTAGFLQNQASETSQDSEDQVSNQVLIISSIGEIEAEGEAVFELDLDNDEFTLTELNADESEIDFVVDQQDNEDPVNSVSENEDFSGQLTDFSALDGDDVVITFTDENDGETTLTLNAEDGETDTGSVALDVRGNTVNEVSMTVMQSPGANEIDLAGASIEYIGPDGQRLLSYSDDPEVGEFGVEGTQDPENTVPVLTEREDRYTVTIELETDDTSDLRYLEEGEDATVRINTQAGSEAVTILNVPQSISSYDQGDAVEL, from the coding sequence ATGGAAATCAGTATACCCGAATTCACACGCGACAACGACCGGGGTCAGGTCGGTATCGAGACCCTGATCGTCTTCATCGCGATGATTCTTGTGGCAGCGATCGCAGCGAGCGTACTAATCAACACGGCAGGATTCCTGCAGAACCAGGCTAGCGAGACAAGTCAGGACTCCGAGGATCAGGTCTCCAACCAGGTGCTGATTATCAGCTCGATTGGGGAGATTGAGGCGGAGGGAGAAGCTGTGTTTGAGCTTGATCTCGATAACGACGAGTTTACTCTGACTGAACTCAATGCTGACGAGAGCGAGATTGATTTCGTTGTTGACCAACAAGATAATGAAGATCCTGTAAATTCGGTCAGTGAAAATGAGGATTTCAGTGGTCAATTAACAGACTTTAGTGCTCTGGATGGTGATGATGTCGTTATCACCTTCACTGATGAAAACGACGGAGAAACTACACTGACTCTGAACGCAGAAGATGGTGAAACCGACACCGGCTCGGTCGCCCTCGACGTCCGTGGCAACACGGTCAACGAAGTGAGCATGACGGTCATGCAGTCGCCGGGCGCGAACGAGATCGACCTCGCAGGAGCCTCGATCGAGTACATCGGCCCTGACGGTCAGCGACTCCTCAGCTACTCCGACGACCCTGAAGTCGGTGAATTCGGCGTCGAAGGCACGCAGGACCCCGAGAACACGGTTCCGGTGCTGACCGAGCGTGAGGATCGCTACACCGTGACGATCGAACTCGAAACGGACGACACCTCCGACCTGCGCTACCTCGAAGAGGGTGAGGACGCCACCGTGCGCATCAACACCCAGGCAGGCAGCGAGGCAGTCACGATCCTGAACGTCCCGCAGTCGATTAGCAGCTACGACCAGGGCGACGCGGTCGAACTGTAA
- a CDS encoding archaellin/type IV pilin N-terminal domain-containing protein, whose product MEITLPDHSRTRGQIGVETLIIFIAMILVAAIAATILINTAGFLQNQASQTSQDSEDQVSNQVLVISSVGEVAAPDEIEFSLHRPNDRLDVVTFDAEGTVTVTVEDEGGTSEDVDISGPDTDITTNGFDFSQEITITHVDANDEEITLVLDADAGETDTDTLALDARGNTISEVSVLVMQSPGANEIDLAGASIEYVGPDGQELLSYSENPEVGEFGVEGTQDPGDTVPVLTKREDRYTVTMDLETDAQSSLRYLEEGEDATVRITTQAGSEAVTILNVPQSISSYDQGDAVEL is encoded by the coding sequence ATGGAGATCACGCTACCAGACCATTCACGCACACGCGGGCAGATCGGCGTCGAGACCCTGATCATCTTCATCGCGATGATCCTCGTAGCAGCGATAGCGGCGACGATCCTGATCAACACGGCCGGGTTCCTGCAGAATCAGGCATCACAGACGAGTCAGGATTCGGAGGATCAGGTCTCGAATCAGGTACTGGTCATCAGTTCGGTCGGTGAAGTAGCCGCCCCTGATGAGATCGAATTCTCGCTCCACCGGCCCAACGATAGACTCGATGTAGTAACGTTCGACGCAGAGGGGACCGTCACAGTCACTGTAGAAGACGAGGGCGGAACCAGCGAAGACGTCGATATCAGCGGGCCGGATACCGACATTACCACGAACGGCTTCGACTTTTCACAGGAAATCACCATTACTCACGTCGACGCGAACGACGAGGAAATTACGCTGGTCCTCGATGCTGACGCTGGCGAAACCGACACCGATACGCTCGCGCTCGACGCACGCGGGAACACGATCAGCGAGGTCAGCGTGCTGGTGATGCAGTCGCCGGGTGCGAACGAGATCGACCTCGCAGGAGCCTCGATCGAGTACGTCGGTCCGGACGGGCAAGAGCTCCTGAGCTACTCTGAGAACCCCGAAGTCGGTGAGTTCGGTGTCGAAGGGACGCAAGATCCTGGCGACACTGTCCCCGTACTGACCAAACGCGAGGACCGCTACACCGTGACGATGGATCTCGAAACTGACGCGCAGTCTTCACTTCGCTATCTCGAAGAGGGCGAGGACGCCACCGTGCGGATCACCACGCAGGCAGGCAGCGAGGCAGTCACGATCCTGAACGTCCCGCAGTCGATCAGCAGCTACGATCAGGGCGACGCGGTCGAACTGTAG